One Caldalkalibacillus uzonensis DNA segment encodes these proteins:
- the sspI gene encoding small acid-soluble spore protein SspI — translation MDLNLREAIKNNMSGSDEAQIRHTIVDAIQSGEEKMLPGLGVLFELMWQNADQDTQQEILQYIKAGLQ, via the coding sequence ATGGATCTCAATTTGCGTGAAGCGATTAAGAATAATATGTCCGGCAGTGATGAAGCCCAGATCCGCCACACCATTGTGGATGCCATTCAGAGTGGGGAAGAAAAAATGCTTCCCGGACTGGGTGTTTTGTTTGAGTTAATGTGGCAAAATGCCGACCAAGATACACAGCAGGAAATTTTACAATACATTAAAGCCGGTTTGCAGTAA